A part of Saccharomonospora amisosensis genomic DNA contains:
- a CDS encoding serine/threonine-protein kinase translates to MTGDVSGDLTGRRLGNYRIDGVLGRGGMSVMYRATDVRLGRKVALKVIGEHLGADAEFRERFVDEARNTSAIDHANIVPLYDFGELDGMLYIAMRLVDGSDLASLIGGEPMKPQRAIGLLEQVADALDTLHNRGLVHLDVKPANVLVTSRESAREHVYIADFGLTRRGTTGHRTRGGDFLGSPTYAAPEHLRGEPLDGRTDQYALACMLYACLTGGPPFRGDVQAVIKGHLGGEPPSVSQAVPELSPAVDDVVRKGLAKNAADRYESCVALISAAREALQPRPALSTTMPGRRPVAVGQHGEGKPVHSYGQQPGPQQGPQQGQPAQQGPTVQPGQPAPQHVQQPGFGQQPQHPVPPPAGFGQPGPHQQYGTAPGMRPPGMGGMHPQGPPPGFGGPPGYGPPGGPGGSGKRGKAWIAWLLAAVVVVGGGVTALVLLLGGDEKGPDQPATRTSSTSAPDIPVGPDTGEPTAPEPSGDNPPPTSIPVVPGSGG, encoded by the coding sequence GTGACAGGCGATGTGTCGGGGGACCTCACCGGTCGCAGGCTGGGCAACTACCGCATCGACGGTGTGCTGGGCCGCGGCGGCATGAGCGTGATGTACCGGGCCACCGACGTGCGGCTCGGCCGCAAGGTGGCGCTGAAGGTCATCGGTGAGCATCTCGGCGCGGATGCCGAGTTCCGTGAGCGTTTTGTCGACGAGGCGCGCAACACCTCGGCCATCGATCACGCCAACATCGTGCCGTTGTACGACTTCGGTGAGCTCGACGGCATGCTCTACATCGCCATGCGGCTCGTCGACGGGTCCGACCTGGCCAGCCTCATCGGTGGCGAGCCGATGAAGCCGCAGCGGGCCATCGGTCTGCTCGAACAGGTCGCCGATGCCCTCGACACGCTGCACAACCGCGGGCTGGTGCATCTGGACGTCAAGCCCGCGAACGTGCTCGTGACGAGCAGGGAGTCGGCACGGGAGCACGTCTACATCGCCGACTTCGGCCTCACCAGGCGTGGCACGACGGGCCACCGCACCCGTGGTGGCGATTTCCTCGGCTCGCCGACCTACGCGGCGCCGGAGCACCTGCGAGGGGAGCCGCTGGACGGTCGCACCGACCAGTACGCGCTGGCGTGCATGCTCTACGCCTGCCTCACCGGGGGCCCGCCGTTTCGCGGTGACGTGCAGGCGGTGATCAAGGGGCACCTCGGTGGCGAGCCGCCTTCGGTCTCGCAGGCGGTGCCCGAACTGTCGCCCGCCGTCGACGACGTCGTCCGCAAAGGCCTGGCGAAGAACGCGGCCGACCGCTACGAAAGCTGTGTCGCTTTGATCTCGGCAGCACGTGAGGCACTGCAACCGCGCCCTGCGCTGTCGACCACCATGCCGGGCAGGCGGCCGGTCGCCGTCGGGCAACACGGAGAGGGGAAACCCGTGCACAGCTACGGGCAGCAGCCGGGGCCGCAACAAGGGCCGCAACAGGGACAGCCCGCGCAGCAAGGGCCAACGGTGCAGCCGGGGCAACCGGCGCCGCAACACGTCCAGCAGCCCGGCTTCGGGCAGCAACCGCAACACCCAGTCCCGCCTCCCGCGGGATTCGGGCAGCCAGGACCGCACCAGCAGTACGGCACGGCGCCCGGTATGCGGCCGCCGGGTATGGGTGGGATGCATCCGCAGGGACCGCCGCCGGGCTTCGGTGGGCCGCCGGGCTACGGACCTCCCGGTGGCCCGGGGGGAAGTGGCAAGCGGGGAAAGGCATGGATCGCATGGCTGCTCGCCGCCGTGGTCGTGGTGGGCGGCGGGGTCACGGCGCTGGTGCTCCTGCTGGGGGGCGACGAGAAGGGCCCTGACCAGCCGGCGACCCGGACGAGCAGCACCTCGGCACCTGACATCCCGGTGGGTCCGGACACCGGCGAACCCACGGCGCCGGAGCCCAGTGGTGACAATCCACCTCCCACGTCGATTCCGGTCGTGCCCGGTTCCGGAGGGTGA
- the groL gene encoding chaperonin GroEL (60 kDa chaperone family; promotes refolding of misfolded polypeptides especially under stressful conditions; forms two stacked rings of heptamers to form a barrel-shaped 14mer; ends can be capped by GroES; misfolded proteins enter the barrel where they are refolded when GroES binds): protein MAKLIAFDEDARRGLERGLNTLAEAVKVTLGPRGRNVVLEKKWGAPTITNDGVSIAKEIELEDPWEKIGAELVKEVAKKTDDVAGDGTTTATVLAQALVKEGLRNVAAGADPIALKRGIEQAVEAVTEQLHKMAQEVETKEQIAATASISAADRTIGELIAEALDKVGKEGVVTVEESNTFGLELELTEGMRFDKGYISGYFVTDAERQEAVLEDPYVLLFGSKISNVKDMLPVLEKVMQSGKPLLIISEDVEGEALATLVVNKIRGTFKSVAVKAPGFGDRRKAMLQDMAILTGGQVISEDVGLKLENADISLLGRARKVVVTKDETTIVEGAGDADQIQGRVNQIRAEIENSDSDYDREKLQERLAKLAGGVAVIKAGAATEVELKERKHRIEDAVRNAKAAVEEGIVAGGGVALLQASKAAFESLKLTGDEATGANIVKIAVEGPLKQIAVNSGLEGGVVVEKVKGLPQSHGLNAATGEYEDLVAAGVIDPAKVTRSALQNAASIAGLFLTTEAVVADKPEKEKAGAGADPTGGMGGMDF, encoded by the coding sequence ATGGCCAAACTGATTGCGTTCGACGAGGACGCCCGCCGCGGTCTTGAGCGCGGTTTGAACACCCTCGCCGAGGCCGTCAAGGTGACGCTCGGCCCCCGTGGCCGTAACGTCGTGCTCGAGAAGAAGTGGGGCGCGCCGACGATCACCAATGATGGTGTCTCGATCGCGAAGGAAATCGAGCTCGAGGATCCGTGGGAGAAGATCGGCGCGGAACTCGTCAAGGAAGTTGCCAAGAAGACCGACGACGTGGCTGGTGACGGCACCACGACCGCCACGGTGTTGGCTCAGGCCCTGGTCAAGGAAGGGCTGCGTAACGTCGCGGCGGGTGCTGACCCGATCGCGTTGAAGCGCGGTATCGAGCAGGCCGTCGAGGCTGTCACAGAGCAGCTGCACAAGATGGCTCAGGAAGTCGAGACCAAGGAGCAGATCGCTGCCACGGCCTCGATCTCCGCGGCCGACCGCACCATCGGTGAGCTGATCGCCGAGGCGCTGGACAAGGTCGGCAAGGAAGGTGTCGTCACCGTCGAGGAGTCCAACACCTTCGGGCTAGAGCTGGAGCTCACCGAGGGTATGCGCTTCGACAAGGGCTACATCTCCGGTTACTTCGTGACCGACGCGGAGCGCCAGGAAGCTGTCCTGGAGGACCCGTACGTCCTGCTGTTCGGATCGAAGATCTCGAACGTCAAGGACATGCTGCCGGTCCTGGAGAAGGTCATGCAGTCGGGCAAGCCGCTGCTGATCATCTCCGAGGACGTCGAGGGCGAGGCTCTGGCCACCCTGGTCGTCAACAAGATCCGCGGCACCTTCAAGTCTGTCGCAGTGAAGGCACCGGGCTTCGGTGACCGTCGCAAGGCGATGCTGCAGGACATGGCGATCCTGACCGGCGGCCAGGTGATCAGCGAGGACGTCGGTCTGAAGCTGGAGAACGCCGACATCTCGCTGCTGGGTCGTGCCCGTAAGGTCGTGGTGACCAAGGACGAGACCACGATCGTCGAGGGCGCTGGCGACGCGGACCAGATCCAGGGCCGGGTCAACCAGATTCGCGCCGAGATCGAGAACAGCGACTCCGACTACGACCGGGAGAAGCTGCAGGAGCGGCTGGCGAAGCTGGCCGGTGGTGTCGCCGTCATCAAGGCCGGTGCCGCCACGGAGGTGGAACTCAAGGAGCGTAAGCACCGCATCGAGGACGCGGTGCGTAACGCCAAGGCCGCCGTGGAGGAGGGCATCGTCGCCGGTGGTGGCGTTGCGCTGCTGCAGGCTTCCAAGGCCGCCTTCGAGAGCCTGAAGCTGACCGGTGACGAGGCGACCGGCGCCAACATCGTCAAGATCGCCGTTGAGGGCCCGCTCAAGCAGATCGCGGTGAACAGCGGTCTCGAGGGCGGCGTCGTGGTGGAGAAGGTCAAGGGCCTTCCGCAGAGCCACGGCCTGAACGCGGCGACCGGCGAGTACGAGGACCTGGTCGCCGCCGGTGTCATCGACCCGGCCAAGGTCACGCGTTCGGCACTGCAGAACGCCGCCTCCATCGCGGGCCTGTTCCTGACCACCGAGGCCGTGGTCGCGGACAAGCCGGAGAAGGAGAAGGCCGGTGCGGGCGCGGACCCGACCGGTGGCATGGGCGGCATGGACTTCTGA
- a CDS encoding type 1 glutamine amidotransferase domain-containing protein — protein MADTLTGRRVAFVVAPEGAEQVELTEPWKAVKEAGGTPELISIQPGSIQAFNHLDRGDTFPVDKVVTEASVDDYDGLVLPGGVANPDILRTNPNVVRFVGEFFSRQKPVAVICHGSWTLIEADVVRGRRLTSWPSLQTDLRNAGAEWVDEQVVVDGGLVSSRKPDDLPAFCDKLVEEISEGAHARQASSV, from the coding sequence GTGGCTGACACACTGACCGGTCGCAGGGTGGCCTTCGTGGTGGCACCTGAGGGCGCCGAGCAGGTGGAGCTGACGGAGCCCTGGAAGGCCGTCAAGGAGGCGGGAGGAACCCCCGAGCTGATCTCCATCCAGCCCGGCAGTATCCAGGCCTTCAACCACCTCGACAGGGGCGACACCTTCCCCGTCGACAAGGTCGTCACCGAGGCATCGGTGGACGATTACGACGGGCTCGTGTTGCCCGGCGGCGTGGCCAATCCGGACATCCTGCGCACGAACCCGAACGTGGTGCGCTTCGTCGGTGAGTTCTTCTCGCGGCAAAAGCCCGTCGCGGTGATCTGCCACGGATCGTGGACCCTCATCGAGGCCGATGTCGTGCGCGGGCGCAGGCTCACCTCGTGGCCGAGCCTGCAGACCGACCTGCGAAACGCCGGTGCCGAGTGGGTGGACGAGCAGGTCGTCGTTGACGGCGGGCTCGTCTCCAGCCGCAAGCCGGACGACCTGCCCGCGTTTTGCGACAAGCTGGTTGAGGAGATCTCCGAGGGCGCGCACGCCCGGCAGGCGAGCAGCGTGTAG
- a CDS encoding DUF72 domain-containing protein, translating into MPLIGADIRIGTSGWLYPAWRGTFYPPGLAHRRELEYLSRRVNTVEINGSFYSLQRPQRYRHWYDETPRDFRFAVKGGRFITHLKQLRDPEVPLANFFASGVLALGHKLGPVLWQLPARLTFDAQRVENFLRLLPGSTTAVSRLAARHDSKLSCEPYLDAGPDRPVRHALEARHPSFADPACLELLRAHGVALVVADTAGTWPYLEHVTADFVYVRLHGDVELYTSGYSDRALSAWARKITGWHAAGLDTYVYFDNDVKAKAPGDAIALAEKLGLHKASPGALS; encoded by the coding sequence ATTCCGCTAATCGGAGCCGATATCAGGATCGGCACGTCGGGCTGGCTCTACCCGGCGTGGCGCGGCACGTTCTACCCGCCTGGCCTCGCCCACCGGCGCGAACTGGAGTACCTGTCCCGTCGCGTCAACACCGTCGAGATCAACGGTTCCTTCTACTCACTGCAGCGACCACAGCGGTACCGGCACTGGTACGACGAGACACCGCGGGATTTCCGCTTCGCTGTCAAGGGCGGGCGTTTCATCACGCACCTGAAGCAGCTACGCGATCCAGAAGTACCGCTGGCCAACTTCTTCGCCTCGGGAGTGCTGGCGCTCGGTCACAAGCTGGGGCCGGTGTTGTGGCAACTGCCCGCACGGCTGACCTTCGATGCGCAACGCGTGGAGAACTTCCTGCGACTGCTGCCCGGCAGCACCACCGCCGTTTCCCGGCTGGCGGCGCGCCACGACAGCAAACTCAGCTGCGAGCCCTACCTCGATGCTGGGCCCGACCGCCCGGTGCGGCACGCGCTCGAAGCTCGCCATCCCAGCTTCGCCGACCCGGCGTGCCTGGAGTTGCTGCGTGCCCACGGCGTCGCGCTGGTTGTCGCCGACACGGCCGGAACCTGGCCGTACCTCGAGCATGTGACGGCCGATTTCGTCTACGTGCGCCTCCATGGCGATGTGGAGCTCTACACCAGCGGCTACTCCGATCGCGCGCTCTCGGCATGGGCCCGCAAGATCACCGGCTGGCACGCGGCCGGGCTGGACACCTACGTCTACTTCGACAACGACGTCAAGGCGAAGGCGCCCGGCGACGCCATAGCACTGGCCGAAAAGCTCGGCCTCCACAAGGCGTCACCGGGCGCGTTGAGTTAG
- a CDS encoding alpha/beta hydrolase, which produces MQFTSEQRLDDGVLEREFTLGDIPGILWTPASAPTPLILLGHPGGLHKLYPRLVARARHSAAEGFAAAAIELPGSGDRPRSAAAEEARADLRRALEAGEPIDEIVDRLVLPLVEKAVPEWRAAIDALLSLPQIGGPVGYAGGVIAIGLRLAVVEPRISAAGLFAGSYVPRSMFDEARKVTIPLLVLLQWDDEWNDRQLTLDLFDAFGSKEKTLHANMGGHIGVPQFEGDDVNRFFTRHLK; this is translated from the coding sequence ATGCAATTCACTTCCGAACAGCGCCTCGACGACGGTGTCCTCGAACGCGAATTCACCCTCGGCGATATCCCCGGCATCCTGTGGACGCCCGCATCCGCACCCACCCCGCTGATCCTGCTCGGCCATCCCGGCGGGCTGCACAAGCTGTACCCCCGACTGGTGGCCCGAGCCCGGCACTCCGCGGCAGAGGGCTTCGCCGCGGCCGCCATCGAACTCCCCGGCAGCGGTGACCGGCCCCGTTCCGCCGCCGCTGAGGAGGCGCGCGCCGACCTGCGCCGGGCACTAGAGGCAGGCGAGCCGATCGACGAGATCGTCGACCGGCTCGTCCTTCCGCTGGTCGAAAAGGCGGTCCCGGAATGGCGGGCCGCCATTGACGCGCTCCTTTCGCTGCCCCAGATCGGTGGGCCGGTCGGATATGCGGGAGGAGTAATCGCCATCGGCCTCCGGCTGGCGGTGGTCGAGCCGCGCATCTCGGCCGCCGGTCTGTTCGCCGGGAGTTACGTGCCCCGCAGCATGTTCGACGAGGCCCGGAAAGTCACCATTCCGCTACTGGTCTTGCTGCAGTGGGACGACGAATGGAACGACCGGCAGCTGACCCTGGACCTGTTCGACGCCTTCGGCTCCAAAGAGAAAACGCTGCACGCCAATATGGGCGGGCACATCGGGGTCCCGCAGTTCGAGGGGGACGATGTGAACAGGTTCTTCACCCGGCACCTGAAGTGA
- a CDS encoding MarR family winged helix-turn-helix transcriptional regulator — MSQTMSSRQHAANVLGALSLVVADRMNTAVEAIAMLGPSAPAALAAMHEFLDGGSVTQLSSVLGLTHSGTVRLVDRLAAEGLVERVGAQDGRAVSVVLTRRGRRTAARILQTREKSLASTLSALSQEEVDNLAAALDTMLTTVTLARAEERSARTNDRPQPWLCRLCDFAACGRSEGNCPVANVVTASNRS; from the coding sequence ATGTCGCAAACCATGTCAAGCCGCCAGCACGCAGCCAACGTCCTTGGCGCCTTGAGCCTCGTGGTCGCCGACCGGATGAACACCGCCGTCGAAGCGATTGCGATGCTCGGCCCGTCGGCACCGGCCGCCCTCGCCGCGATGCACGAATTCCTCGACGGCGGATCGGTAACGCAGCTGAGCTCCGTGCTCGGCCTGACTCACTCGGGCACCGTCCGCCTCGTCGACCGCCTCGCCGCCGAAGGTCTCGTCGAGCGCGTCGGAGCACAGGACGGGCGGGCTGTCTCCGTTGTCCTGACCCGGCGTGGCAGGCGCACGGCGGCACGGATACTTCAAACGCGCGAGAAGTCACTGGCGAGCACACTGTCCGCGTTGTCACAGGAGGAGGTCGACAATCTTGCGGCAGCGCTGGACACGATGCTGACCACAGTGACCCTCGCCAGAGCCGAGGAACGCTCCGCCCGCACCAACGACCGTCCACAGCCTTGGCTGTGTCGCCTCTGCGACTTCGCCGCGTGTGGCCGTAGCGAGGGCAACTGCCCAGTTGCCAACGTGGTTACCGCCAGCAACAGGAGTTAA
- a CDS encoding VOC family protein: protein MSHTQSTAEHRKATATLSMVNIDSADPARLARFYAAALGWEVTYSDDSYGMIEGNGIKIGFGKVEGFRPQWPDEAGGKRFHLDLQVADLDEAAESLCAIGASQPDFQPGAGRWRVLLDPDGQPFCLSPRPAATP from the coding sequence ATGAGTCACACACAGTCTACGGCGGAACACAGGAAGGCGACGGCGACGCTGTCGATGGTCAACATCGACAGCGCCGACCCAGCGAGGCTGGCGCGGTTCTACGCGGCCGCACTGGGTTGGGAGGTCACCTACAGCGACGACAGTTACGGGATGATCGAAGGCAACGGCATCAAGATCGGCTTCGGCAAGGTCGAAGGATTCCGGCCGCAGTGGCCTGATGAGGCTGGCGGCAAACGCTTCCACCTCGACCTGCAGGTGGCCGATCTCGACGAGGCGGCCGAGAGCCTGTGCGCGATCGGAGCCAGTCAACCTGACTTCCAACCCGGTGCAGGCCGCTGGCGGGTGCTGCTCGATCCCGACGGCCAACCGTTTTGCCTGAGTCCGCGTCCAGCGGCCACACCGTAG
- a CDS encoding YdeI/OmpD-associated family protein, giving the protein MSDLAELLVQDAEAWRAWLDSHHADHPGVWLVLHKKGGQTTALTYAQALDEALCFGWIDGQIARRDDDSYRQRFTPRRPNSPWSARNVEHVTRLTKAGRMQPAGIAAVEAAKAQGRWQAAYRGQADMQTPPDLAQALAANPAAAATFDQLDAANRYAIVYRLNAVKRPTTRDRKLAEYVDMLARGESIHPRKPRKDRR; this is encoded by the coding sequence GTGTCCGATCTCGCGGAGCTTCTTGTCCAGGACGCCGAGGCGTGGCGCGCCTGGTTGGACAGCCATCACGCCGACCACCCTGGGGTCTGGCTGGTGCTGCACAAGAAGGGCGGTCAGACGACGGCCCTGACCTATGCGCAAGCGCTTGACGAGGCGCTGTGCTTCGGCTGGATCGACGGGCAGATCGCTCGACGTGACGACGACAGCTACCGCCAGCGCTTCACCCCCCGTCGACCGAACAGCCCTTGGTCCGCGCGAAACGTCGAACACGTCACCCGCCTCACCAAGGCCGGACGGATGCAGCCAGCCGGAATCGCGGCCGTCGAGGCGGCCAAGGCGCAAGGACGGTGGCAAGCGGCCTACCGCGGGCAGGCCGACATGCAGACCCCGCCCGACCTAGCTCAGGCGCTGGCGGCCAATCCCGCCGCAGCCGCGACGTTCGACCAGTTGGACGCGGCCAACCGCTACGCCATCGTCTACCGACTCAACGCCGTCAAGCGCCCGACGACCAGGGACCGCAAGCTGGCCGAGTACGTCGACATGCTCGCTCGCGGCGAATCCATCCATCCCCGCAAGCCCCGCAAGGACCGTCGGTGA
- a CDS encoding DNA repair helicase XPB, with protein MSNGPLIVQSDKTVLLEVDHEQAEDARIAIAPFAELERAPEHVHTYRVTPLALWNARAAGHDAEQVVDALTTYSRFPVPQPLLIDVVDTMGRFGRLQILNSPAHGLVLATTDRAVLEEVLRSKKISPMLGARIDDDTVVVHPSERGRLKQALLKVGWPAEDLAGYVDGESHPISLAEDGWALRGYQRDATQAFWAGGSGVVVLPCGAGKTLVGAAAMAQAQATTLILVTNTVAGRQWKRELVARTSLTEDEIGEYSGEKKEIRPVTIATYQVVTRKTRGEYRHLELFDSRDWGLIIYDEVHLLPAPVFRMTADLQSRRRLGLTATLVREDGREGDVFSLIGPKRFDVPWRDIEQQGWIAPAECVEVRVTLTDSERLGYATAESEERYRLASTARTKVAVIKSIVERHAGEPTLVIGAYLDQLEELGAELNAPVIQGSTRNAEREKLFDAFRRGELDKLVVSKVANFSIDLPEASVAIQVSGTFGSRQEEAQRLGRLLRPKGDGRQAHFYSVVSRDTVDTDYAAHRQRFLTEQGYAYRIIDADDLLRPL; from the coding sequence GTGAGTAATGGCCCCTTGATCGTCCAGTCGGACAAGACCGTGCTGCTCGAGGTCGACCACGAGCAGGCGGAGGACGCCCGCATCGCGATCGCGCCGTTCGCCGAACTGGAGCGTGCGCCAGAGCACGTCCACACCTACCGCGTCACTCCGCTCGCGTTGTGGAACGCCCGCGCGGCGGGCCACGACGCCGAGCAGGTGGTAGACGCGCTTACCACGTACTCGCGCTTCCCGGTTCCGCAGCCGCTGCTGATCGACGTCGTCGACACGATGGGCCGGTTCGGCAGGCTGCAGATCCTCAACAGTCCCGCGCACGGCCTGGTGCTGGCCACCACCGACCGCGCCGTGCTGGAAGAGGTGCTGCGCAGCAAGAAGATCAGCCCCATGCTTGGCGCACGCATCGACGACGACACGGTCGTGGTGCACCCCTCCGAGCGCGGCAGGCTCAAGCAGGCACTGCTGAAGGTGGGTTGGCCTGCCGAGGACCTCGCCGGGTACGTCGACGGGGAGTCGCACCCGATCTCGCTTGCCGAGGACGGCTGGGCGTTGCGCGGCTACCAGCGCGACGCCACGCAGGCGTTCTGGGCCGGCGGCTCGGGTGTGGTCGTGCTGCCGTGCGGCGCGGGCAAGACGCTCGTCGGTGCGGCCGCGATGGCGCAGGCTCAGGCAACGACGCTGATCCTGGTGACCAACACGGTCGCGGGCAGGCAGTGGAAGCGTGAACTCGTCGCCCGCACGTCGCTGACCGAGGACGAGATCGGCGAATACTCCGGAGAGAAGAAGGAGATCCGACCGGTCACCATCGCGACCTACCAGGTCGTCACGCGCAAGACCAGGGGTGAGTACCGGCATCTGGAACTGTTCGACTCCCGCGACTGGGGGCTGATCATCTACGACGAGGTGCACCTGCTGCCCGCACCGGTTTTCCGGATGACGGCGGACCTGCAGTCGCGAAGGCGGCTGGGGCTCACGGCGACGCTGGTGCGCGAGGACGGCCGCGAGGGCGACGTGTTCTCGCTGATCGGGCCCAAGCGCTTCGATGTACCGTGGCGCGACATCGAGCAGCAAGGCTGGATCGCGCCCGCCGAGTGCGTCGAGGTCCGGGTGACACTCACCGACAGCGAACGGCTTGGCTATGCCACGGCGGAGAGCGAGGAGCGCTACCGACTTGCGTCGACGGCACGGACGAAAGTGGCCGTCATCAAGTCGATCGTGGAGCGACACGCGGGCGAGCCCACGCTTGTCATCGGCGCCTACCTGGACCAACTGGAGGAACTCGGCGCCGAACTGAACGCTCCGGTCATCCAGGGCTCCACCAGGAACGCCGAGCGTGAGAAGCTCTTCGACGCCTTCCGCCGTGGCGAGCTGGACAAGCTGGTCGTGTCGAAGGTGGCCAACTTCTCGATCGACCTGCCTGAGGCGTCGGTGGCGATCCAGGTGTCGGGCACGTTCGGTTCGCGGCAGGAGGAGGCTCAGCGGCTCGGCAGGCTGCTTCGACCCAAGGGCGACGGTCGGCAGGCCCACTTCTACTCGGTCGTCTCGCGCGACACCGTGGACACCGACTACGCGGCGCACCGGCAGCGCTTTCTGACCGAACAGGGCTACGCCTACCGCATCATCGACGCCGACGACCTGCTGCGGCCGCTGTAG